The Pseudofrankia sp. DC12 region TTCTCGCGTGGGCCGAGGTACTGGACCGCCGCCCACAGCGTCGGCGTGGCGTACGGCGCACCGGCCAGGCCGGGGTTGGCCAGCGCGATCGCGCGGCGCTCCCCGCCGCGGCCGACCGGCACGAGAACGCCGGCGCGCTCGGCCAGGCCCAGCAGCGTGGGCCAACGCCACACCATGGGCACGGCCTCCGGCCGCGGGATGGCTGGCATCAGGTCGCCGATGTGGGTCCACAGCGGCGACATGTGCGCTGCGGCGAAGCGCTTGTAGAGCTGGTCGAGCTCGGCCTGATCCCGAGCGGAGACGCTCGGGGACAGCGCTGAAGTCATGATCACCCGCTTCGGGTCAGACGGGTCGCCGCGCGTGCGGCACGCGTCGAGAGCTGAGTTCTGGGTCAAGTCTATGACGACCGTCTAGAATTTGAAACATATCGGGCCTAGATCGGGTGATCAAGGGCTGGTGGCGGTCAGTTCGTCGACGAACGCGTCGGCCGCCGGTCGCAGGAACCCGTGCGCCTCGAGGAAGATCTCGTCGGCCAGGCGCCCATGCCAGCCTTCGGGCAGCAGCTCGGGGGGCAGGTCGGGGTCGCGGAACGGGAAGAGGCGGTAGTCGTGGATCAGCCGGGTGCGCTCCACCAGCGCCGCAGCGCCCGTCAGCCGGCCGGCGCGGTAGTCGGCCAGCCGTGGACGGTAGACGTCGAGCAGGTCGGCGTAGTCGCGGTCCAGCTGCTTGAGGTCCCACGCTCGGGAGGCGATGTCACGATCGGAGCGCAGCCCGGTGGAGCGGGACCGGAACACGTCGAGCTGGATCGTGGGCTCGCCGACAAACTCCGCCTTGACCTGCTCGACCCGGTTGTGCGGGCTGAGCCAGACGCCGGGAGAAAGTGGCCCGAAGCCCCACCACGCAAGCTTCTTGCGCAGCTGGTCGCGTAGCGTCCGTTCGGTCTCAGGCACCGTGTAGAGCACCATGTGCCACTGGCCGTCCCACGGGGCCCGCACCCGGTCGAAGATCCGCGCGCGGCCCTCGTCGAACAGCTTCCAGGCCGCCGGGGTGAGTGCGTAGATCGTCTCGCGGCCTTCGCGCCGGCTCTCCAGCCAGCCCTCCTTGCGCAGCCGGGTCACCACCACCCGGACCGTGGCCTCGGGGACGTCGAAGCAGCCCATCAGGGCGACGAGGCCGCGCAGGCGGACCTCGCCGCCCCGATAGCGCAGATAGTCTCCGAACAGGTCGAACACCAGCGACCTCGGCTTCACGAAGGCTCCATGACTGCCTGGCTGGGCGCCTGACGGAACTGCTCGACGAGGAACTCGATCGTGCGGTCCAGGGCCGCCGCGCCGGCATGCGGAGCGCCCACCCAGATGTGGTTCGCCCCGTCGAAGGTCTGCGACTGCGCCTTGGCTCCAGCGGCCTCCAGCGCCGCATGCAGGCGCTCGCTCTGCACGTGCGGGACCAGGCTGTCGGCCGTGCCGTGCAACAGCAGGAACGGTGGCGCGTCCCCACTGACATGAGTGACCGGACTGGCCTCCGCCGCCAGCTCCGGAACGCTCGCGGGAGGCGCGCCGAGGAGGCGGGCCTCCCGGCTGGTGGCGTCCAGGGGGTCGGCCCCGACGTCGTGGGCCAGGCCGGCCAGGTCGCTGGGGCAGTACCAGGTGACGACGGCCGCGACCGTGCTCGGCGGCCCCGTCACGCCGACGTCGCCCTCAAGGACCGGATGGCCACCGGTCAGGCCCAGGAGCGCCGCGAGGTGCGCCCCCGCGGACTCACCCCAGGCGGCGATCCGCTCGGGGTCGACGCCTATCTCCCCGGCCCTGCTGCGCAGCCAGCGGACCGCCGCCTTGGCATCGTGGAGCTGCGCCGGCCAGGTTGCCTCCCCGGAGAGCCGGTAGTCGACGCTGGCCACGGCGATCCCCGCCGTAGCCATCCGCTCGAACGGGCTCGGGCTGATCCCGGCGTGGTCATATCCGATGAACTGCCGGCTGCCCAGGGCCCAGCCGCCGCCGTGGAAGAACAGGGTGAGCGGCGCGGGGCCCTGTGGCGGTAAGTAGAGATCGAGCTCCAGGGGCCGGCTGCCCATCGTGCTCGCGTACGGAACGCCGCTGAGGATTCGGGTACCGCCGGCGCCCAGCCGGGCGGGGGGCAGCGCGGTGTGATGGGCCGGCCCTGGAAAGGGAAACGTTGGCATAACGGCCACTCGAACCTTCCGACTAGACAGGTGACCGGGCGAATTCTGTTACGTCCTTCAGTCGGCCGTCAACTGAGTGCAACATGCGATCCGCTCGTGGCCGGAGTGGCCGGATGACTCCCGGAGCTTGGTCGTCGTGGCCCCGCCAGATCCAGAAGTGCCTTCGCTGGATCACGAGCCGCCAGCGGGGCGTGGGTAGACTTACCCTGGGGTGTTGTGTCATGGTCCGACTACGCAGCGTCCTTGGCGTCACGTCGGCCCCGTGGCGTTCGACCGGCGCGGGTTGGACGCCACGGTTGTTGCGGTACGCCGTCGCGATCTGCGTGTTGCTCGTCGGGCTGGCCGTCGCATTCGCGGTACTTCTGGAGCCGCGGCACGGCTTGATCGGCACGAACCTGGTCGACGCCATCGCCCAAGGCGCGGCCCTGGCCGCCTGTTTGTGGACCGCTCGTCGGGTTTGCGGTGCCGAGCGCCGATGGCGGGTGCTGATCGGTATCCAGGCCGGCGGTGGATTGCTCGGCAGCCTGCTGTTTGTGCTGATGTTGCAGGCTGGGGCCGATGTCAGCGGTCACATAGGCCGCGGCTATGCGTTCTTCCTTGTCAACTACGCGGTGGCGCTGGCCGGGCTGTTGTCTCTGCCCACGGAGTCGATGGGCGGCCATAGCGGTGCCTACCGCTGGTATGCGATCACTCTGCTGGACTGTGCGCTGGTAGTTGGCTCGCTCGCCCTTCTGGAGTGGGGGACGGCGCTCGGCGCTTTGGTACGCGCGGATGTTCCCAACCTGACCCAGTTCGTGCTGGCTTTGGCCTATCCGGTGGGCGGCCTGGTCCTAGCCACGGCGGTCGTGCTGATCGCGAGCTTCCGGCGGCCCCGGTCTCCCGCGGCGC contains the following coding sequences:
- a CDS encoding alpha/beta hydrolase yields the protein MPTFPFPGPAHHTALPPARLGAGGTRILSGVPYASTMGSRPLELDLYLPPQGPAPLTLFFHGGGWALGSRQFIGYDHAGISPSPFERMATAGIAVASVDYRLSGEATWPAQLHDAKAAVRWLRSRAGEIGVDPERIAAWGESAGAHLAALLGLTGGHPVLEGDVGVTGPPSTVAAVVTWYCPSDLAGLAHDVGADPLDATSREARLLGAPPASVPELAAEASPVTHVSGDAPPFLLLHGTADSLVPHVQSERLHAALEAAGAKAQSQTFDGANHIWVGAPHAGAAALDRTIEFLVEQFRQAPSQAVMEPS
- a CDS encoding PaaX family transcriptional regulator C-terminal domain-containing protein — translated: MKPRSLVFDLFGDYLRYRGGEVRLRGLVALMGCFDVPEATVRVVVTRLRKEGWLESRREGRETIYALTPAAWKLFDEGRARIFDRVRAPWDGQWHMVLYTVPETERTLRDQLRKKLAWWGFGPLSPGVWLSPHNRVEQVKAEFVGEPTIQLDVFRSRSTGLRSDRDIASRAWDLKQLDRDYADLLDVYRPRLADYRAGRLTGAAALVERTRLIHDYRLFPFRDPDLPPELLPEGWHGRLADEIFLEAHGFLRPAADAFVDELTATSP